A region of bacterium DNA encodes the following proteins:
- a CDS encoding polysaccharide biosynthesis/export family protein codes for MLLSGCVTSTPEDDYVASVLAEAMQEYGAVGSIPSAETQRPPSQTVSLPQSAPVSVVAPASVSIPAGGTVSVAQPSPVVVRPAPFVQPVLPPVVVPAVPVPVASAPVVSVPVSQPVPVEGGAVATAGGAPMPVQPAGVRTNEVAPPVIPPPLEGKPVMPKPSIATIQPDSVLWVAVTEDPSLSGRYMVNDASAIDFGYVGLVFLPDLSVEQAEAEIKRVLEGRYLKNATVSVKLAKASYDRVTVSGHVEMPGEIKIGPGATISLNEALRRAGGLRASRDNSRVKIVRGGAKTPFGAAAEGEVYSLTTEDGQMKVPDIFLRNDDLVYVFTPSSESKGATQDSVMTGVGGKRVILLGEVPRRGVIEFSENEPCTLMYLLFKIGGLPRFARGDKISVVRRDKDGQEKKFLVNGEKLMKSGKPEDDLVLETGDRIVVPARSISFL; via the coding sequence ATGCTGTTGTCTGGCTGTGTGACCTCTACTCCCGAAGATGATTACGTGGCGAGCGTATTGGCAGAGGCGATGCAGGAATATGGCGCTGTCGGATCGATTCCGTCGGCAGAAACGCAGCGACCGCCAAGTCAAACCGTATCCCTGCCGCAATCCGCACCAGTTTCTGTTGTTGCGCCTGCTTCCGTGTCAATTCCTGCGGGCGGCACGGTTTCGGTGGCCCAACCGTCGCCTGTGGTGGTGAGGCCTGCTCCGTTCGTTCAGCCAGTTCTTCCTCCGGTAGTTGTTCCCGCAGTACCTGTTCCGGTTGCATCTGCTCCCGTCGTATCTGTGCCGGTCTCTCAGCCCGTGCCGGTTGAGGGGGGGGCTGTGGCTACGGCTGGAGGGGCGCCTATGCCGGTTCAGCCGGCGGGAGTGAGGACGAATGAAGTGGCTCCGCCAGTCATCCCGCCCCCCTTGGAAGGCAAGCCGGTTATGCCGAAACCGTCCATTGCTACTATTCAGCCTGATTCCGTTCTGTGGGTGGCCGTTACAGAAGACCCCAGTTTAAGTGGGCGTTATATGGTCAATGATGCCTCGGCAATTGATTTTGGTTATGTGGGGTTGGTCTTTCTGCCGGATTTGAGTGTTGAGCAGGCCGAGGCAGAGATAAAGCGGGTTTTAGAGGGACGTTATTTAAAGAATGCGACCGTTTCCGTGAAATTGGCGAAAGCGTCCTACGACCGGGTTACGGTGAGCGGGCATGTTGAAATGCCCGGAGAAATCAAGATCGGGCCTGGGGCCACCATTTCTTTGAATGAGGCGTTGAGGCGAGCGGGTGGATTGCGCGCGAGCCGTGATAACAGCCGGGTGAAGATCGTGCGGGGTGGGGCGAAAACCCCGTTTGGGGCGGCGGCCGAAGGGGAAGTGTATTCGCTGACCACCGAGGACGGCCAAATGAAGGTGCCTGATATTTTTCTGCGAAATGATGATCTCGTTTATGTGTTTACCCCTTCGAGTGAGTCAAAAGGGGCGACGCAGGATTCCGTTATGACCGGGGTGGGCGGGAAGCGGGTTATTTTGTTGGGCGAGGTTCCGCGGCGCGGGGTGATTGAGTTCAGTGAAAACGAACCCTGTACGCTGATGTATTTGTTGTTCAAAATCGGGGGTCTTCCGCGGTTTGCGCGGGGCGACAAAATCTCAGTGGTGCGGCGGGATAAGGATGGTCAGGAGAAGAAATTCCTTGTAAATGGTGAGAAGTTGATGAAGAGTGGGAAGCCCGAGGATGACCTTGTTCTTGAAACAGGTGATCGTATTGTGGTGCCTGCCAGGTCCATTTCTTTCTTATAA